One Campylobacter concisus DNA window includes the following coding sequences:
- a CDS encoding AMIN domain-containing protein, with protein MKKIWLVLSILTASLCARENPFMPISELNTSVMTTNVIEKYDSFNSLSFKFPSDAMLLLDVTIRYRANDGSIKEKRLTDINKTIDWNDEFALSKMKNPEPVAAKKLDVSVTMAEVPAQKVSTPVIIEKNETKISNKDRNKTSDVPTPNVVVIDLGTKKAKEPAKPEQKVVEVKIEPASKPIQEIKSSEKEIKFLGFVSFLTHEKELNIVTKAKNLKHFAYEKNKIVLDFAKPPRSFKTRNLKLENETFKNVIIGWHDKYFRVVLELDKMHKYKLETAENGYVLKLL; from the coding sequence ATGAAGAAAATTTGGTTAGTTTTATCTATCTTGACTGCGAGCTTATGCGCCAGAGAAAACCCATTTATGCCTATTAGCGAGCTAAACACAAGCGTTATGACGACAAACGTCATCGAAAAATATGACAGCTTCAACTCGCTCTCGTTTAAATTCCCAAGCGATGCGATGCTACTACTTGATGTCACCATAAGATACAGAGCAAATGACGGCAGTATAAAAGAAAAAAGACTAACTGATATAAACAAAACTATCGACTGGAACGATGAATTTGCCCTAAGCAAGATGAAAAATCCAGAACCAGTCGCAGCCAAAAAACTAGACGTTTCTGTCACGATGGCGGAGGTGCCAGCTCAAAAGGTTAGCACGCCGGTGATAATAGAAAAAAATGAGACTAAAATTTCAAACAAAGATAGAAATAAAACCTCAGACGTACCAACTCCAAACGTCGTAGTGATCGACCTTGGCACAAAAAAAGCAAAAGAGCCAGCTAAGCCTGAGCAAAAGGTAGTCGAAGTAAAGATCGAGCCAGCCTCAAAGCCTATTCAAGAGATAAAAAGCAGCGAAAAAGAGATTAAATTCTTAGGATTTGTGAGCTTTTTAACACATGAAAAAGAGCTAAATATCGTCACAAAAGCTAAAAATTTAAAGCACTTTGCTTACGAGAAAAACAAGATCGTGCTTGACTTTGCAAAACCTCCAAGAAGCTTTAAAACTAGAAATTTAAAGCTTGAAAACGAGACATTTAAAAACGTCATAATCGGCTGGCATGATAAGTATTTCAGAGTGGTTTTAGAGCTTGACAAGATGCATAAATATAAGCTTGAAACCGCTGAAAATGGATATGTGCTTAAGCTTTTATAG
- the eno gene encoding phosphopyruvate hydratase has protein sequence MVFIEDIEAHEVLDSRGNPTVRATVRLSDGTEASAIVPSGASTGKREALELRDKDERYAGKGVLKAVSNVNEKIAEAIIGLDAYNQKAVDEEMLELDGTHNYSNLGANAVLGVSMAVARAAAKSLNIPLYRYLGGANASILPVPMFNIINGGAHANNSVDFQEFMIMPFGFSTFSEALRAATEIYHKLKSILNAAGHSTAVGDEGGFAPNLKDNEEPLKLISQAVKEAGYELGSQIKLALDVASSELYKDGKYELEGKKFSSDELISYYEKLCEKYPIFSIEDGLSEDDWSGWAELTKRLGSKVQLVGDDLFVTNEKILREGIEKNIANAILIKPNQIGSVTQTMQTVRLAQRNGYRCIMSHRSGESEDAFIADFAVALNTGEIKTGATSRSERNAKYNRLLEIELEAGEFLGDNI, from the coding sequence ATGGTATTTATTGAAGATATAGAAGCTCACGAGGTTTTAGACAGCAGAGGCAACCCAACAGTTCGTGCGACAGTTAGACTAAGCGACGGAACCGAGGCAAGCGCGATCGTACCAAGCGGCGCAAGCACTGGCAAGCGCGAGGCGCTAGAGCTTCGCGACAAAGACGAGAGATATGCTGGTAAAGGCGTTTTAAAGGCTGTTTCAAACGTAAATGAAAAGATCGCTGAGGCGATAATCGGCCTTGATGCTTATAACCAAAAAGCAGTCGATGAAGAGATGCTTGAGCTTGATGGCACGCACAACTACTCAAATTTAGGCGCAAACGCAGTCCTTGGCGTATCTATGGCGGTAGCTCGCGCAGCTGCAAAGAGCCTAAATATCCCACTTTATCGCTACCTTGGCGGTGCAAACGCTAGCATCTTACCAGTGCCGATGTTTAACATAATAAATGGCGGCGCACATGCAAACAATAGCGTTGATTTTCAAGAATTTATGATCATGCCATTTGGTTTTAGCACATTTAGCGAGGCGCTTAGAGCTGCGACTGAAATTTATCACAAGCTAAAATCTATCCTAAACGCAGCTGGTCACAGCACGGCTGTCGGCGATGAGGGTGGCTTTGCTCCAAATTTAAAAGACAATGAAGAGCCGCTAAAGCTTATCTCTCAGGCTGTAAAAGAGGCTGGATATGAGCTAGGCAGCCAGATAAAACTTGCCCTTGACGTCGCATCAAGCGAGCTTTACAAAGACGGCAAATACGAGCTTGAAGGCAAGAAATTTAGTAGCGATGAGCTCATTAGCTACTATGAAAAACTTTGCGAAAAATATCCGATATTCTCTATCGAAGATGGCCTTAGCGAGGATGACTGGAGCGGCTGGGCTGAGCTTACAAAAAGGCTTGGCAGCAAGGTGCAACTAGTTGGCGACGATCTATTTGTTACAAATGAGAAAATTTTACGCGAGGGCATCGAGAAAAACATCGCAAACGCGATCCTAATCAAGCCAAATCAAATAGGCTCAGTCACGCAAACTATGCAAACTGTCCGCCTTGCTCAAAGAAACGGCTACCGCTGCATAATGAGCCACAGAAGCGGCGAGAGCGAAGATGCGTTTATCGCTGACTTTGCGGTCGCACTCAACACTGGCGAGATAAAGACAGGCGCCACTTCAAGAAGCGAGCGCAACGCGAAATACAACCGCTTGCTCGAGATCGAGCTTGAGGCGGGTGAGTTTTTAGGGGATAATATTTGA
- a CDS encoding UDP-N-acetylmuramate dehydrogenase — translation MTRLVDFSKFTSVRIGGVHEIFEVDSLEDLSSPHFLGTVMIGGGNNLLISPNPPKMAMLGKSFDYINLERLGDKIYLEIGAATKSAKIYNFCKQNNIAHLEFLKNIPGTLGGLIKMNAGLLKFSISDNLTHVRLARGWVSKEEISFSYRHSGIDEAILGAKFELSSGFDASVSKAISAKRANQPKGASFGSCFVNPEGHFAGALLEAVGLKGYAIGGAKFSKEHANFLINFNHASFEDATSLINLARARVLEKFGVELKTEVCIL, via the coding sequence GTGACGAGGCTTGTTGATTTTTCTAAATTTACCTCAGTTAGGATAGGCGGCGTGCATGAAATTTTTGAGGTTGATAGTCTTGAAGATCTAAGCTCGCCTCACTTTTTAGGCACAGTGATGATAGGCGGGGGCAACAACCTTCTTATCTCGCCAAATCCCCCAAAAATGGCGATGCTTGGCAAGAGCTTTGACTATATAAATTTAGAACGCTTAGGCGATAAAATTTATCTTGAGATAGGTGCTGCGACAAAATCTGCCAAAATTTATAACTTCTGCAAACAAAACAACATAGCTCACCTTGAGTTTTTAAAAAATATCCCAGGCACTCTTGGCGGACTTATAAAAATGAACGCTGGACTGCTTAAATTTAGCATAAGCGACAATCTCACGCATGTGCGTCTGGCTCGTGGCTGGGTAAGCAAAGAGGAGATAAGCTTTAGCTACCGCCACAGCGGCATAGATGAGGCTATTTTGGGAGCTAAATTTGAGCTTTCTAGTGGCTTTGACGCGAGCGTATCTAAAGCTATAAGTGCCAAGAGGGCAAATCAGCCAAAAGGAGCTAGCTTTGGCAGCTGCTTTGTAAATCCTGAAGGGCACTTTGCAGGGGCGTTGCTGGAGGCAGTTGGACTAAAGGGATACGCTATCGGCGGAGCGAAATTTAGCAAAGAGCACGCAAATTTTTTGATAAATTTTAACCACGCAAGCTTTGAAGATGCCACTAGCCTTATAAATTTGGCTAGAGCTAGAGTTTTAGAGAAATTTGGCGTAGAGCTTAAGACTGAAGTTTGCATTTTATAA
- a CDS encoding molybdopterin dinucleotide binding domain-containing protein, with protein sequence MQRREFLKRSAVLSTLTASAVLADGEKDDYKPQSNSLEPEFSVKDGKISLNDGHSVVFSMCHGCTTKCGIRLHVDDKNDRVLRCSGNPYHPLSNVHWANFDTSINDALLATTLSGEDEKRATVCARGAILPEMIDSPARILTPLKRVGKRGEGKWKSISFEQLVEEVVEGGDLFGEGHVDGLRAIYSDELIDSENPEYGTKRNQLLSFYLYDGRSDIVDRFVKKSFGTINHYSHGGICGGGFRVGGKIAHNAKGFAHTKPDYENSKFVIYWGTSPSNGGNPFQKQAKMLSYARGTRDDFSYAVVDPSVTNAVKYASSDKGRWIAIKPGTDSALAMAMIRWIIENEKYATNYLVQPNLDQAKLAGEIHWCNATHLVITEKGHKDYGKFALINNEWQVCSQDGKIQSYKVNEPAKLYYKGKILIDGKKVEVKSSMQLLKESAYKHSLDEYSKICGVSVEDIIWLCENFTKNGRQVSTNVHGGMMHTQAGMTTYAILCLNTLMGTYGYKGGNVNASAGTHEFLKGRYDLESFEGAYKPNGLNLSRSGKYYETSSEYKRKVAAGGSGYPSTQPWYPISMPLVNETLTSHKAGYPYKVKVFINYMTNVLYGQAGLERAVLDALKDSKNLPLFVGIDAFMNETNAYADYIVPDGVNLENWALPNSLWGTIAKTSVVRYPAVSSKQAKDKNGGVIDVEAFYIAVAKRLGLKGFGKNAFKDKDGNFMDLDVKEQYYAAALANLAFDGEGVKDISDEDKKLSKISRVMTKLDPYLKDEERPKVAHVLAKGGRYDSYESAYKGDKATVKVPAPTPASIYYEPLGGHRHSVTGEYMPGVPSLMLPVASDGTPLEKFFPRSEWKYTVSSRKSNIQHFYTFVSPRLRAVHPSNFIRMAPDVASEQGIRSGDKVKVTTPYGAQVGEAFITDGVASGVISIEHGFGHDEFGIRMHIVDGKPAFGIANLEKGVNHNKLGLLDPKRNGEFSLNDWLVGTCARQALPAKIRKIS encoded by the coding sequence ATGCAAAGAAGAGAATTTTTAAAAAGATCAGCTGTACTCTCAACACTAACCGCGAGCGCTGTGCTAGCAGATGGCGAGAAAGACGACTACAAACCGCAGTCAAACTCGCTAGAGCCTGAATTTAGCGTAAAAGACGGCAAAATTTCACTTAACGACGGACATAGCGTTGTCTTTTCTATGTGTCACGGCTGTACAACGAAGTGTGGCATAAGACTTCACGTAGATGACAAAAACGACCGCGTTTTAAGATGTAGCGGAAACCCATACCACCCACTCTCAAACGTACACTGGGCAAATTTTGACACATCGATAAACGACGCACTACTTGCCACAACACTAAGCGGCGAAGATGAAAAGCGAGCCACAGTTTGCGCTAGAGGAGCGATATTACCTGAGATGATAGACTCGCCCGCAAGGATACTGACGCCACTAAAAAGAGTTGGCAAAAGAGGAGAAGGTAAGTGGAAGAGCATAAGCTTTGAACAGCTAGTAGAAGAGGTAGTAGAGGGCGGAGATCTCTTTGGTGAGGGACACGTGGACGGACTAAGAGCGATATATAGCGACGAGCTAATAGACAGCGAAAATCCAGAGTACGGCACTAAGCGCAACCAACTTTTAAGCTTTTACCTATATGACGGACGCTCAGACATCGTTGATCGCTTTGTCAAAAAGTCATTTGGCACTATCAATCACTACTCACACGGCGGAATTTGCGGTGGTGGCTTTAGGGTTGGCGGCAAGATCGCACACAACGCAAAGGGCTTTGCACACACAAAACCAGACTATGAAAACTCTAAATTTGTTATCTACTGGGGCACTTCGCCGTCAAATGGTGGCAACCCTTTCCAAAAACAGGCAAAAATGCTCTCTTACGCAAGAGGCACTAGAGATGACTTTAGCTACGCAGTGGTCGACCCAAGCGTTACAAATGCTGTAAAATACGCCTCTTCAGACAAAGGCCGCTGGATAGCGATAAAGCCAGGCACCGACTCAGCTCTAGCCATGGCGATGATACGCTGGATCATAGAAAATGAAAAATACGCCACAAACTACCTTGTTCAGCCAAATTTAGACCAAGCAAAACTTGCAGGCGAGATACACTGGTGCAACGCCACACATCTAGTCATCACCGAAAAAGGCCACAAAGACTACGGCAAATTTGCACTTATCAATAACGAGTGGCAGGTCTGCTCGCAAGATGGCAAGATACAAAGCTACAAGGTAAATGAACCAGCCAAGCTCTACTACAAAGGTAAAATTTTAATAGACGGCAAAAAAGTCGAGGTAAAAAGCTCAATGCAGCTTTTAAAAGAGTCAGCTTATAAGCACAGCCTAGATGAGTACTCAAAAATTTGCGGTGTTAGCGTTGAAGATATCATCTGGCTTTGCGAAAATTTCACCAAAAATGGCAGACAGGTGAGCACAAACGTGCATGGCGGTATGATGCATACGCAAGCTGGTATGACTACTTATGCGATCCTTTGTCTAAATACGCTAATGGGCACTTATGGCTATAAAGGCGGCAATGTCAATGCAAGTGCCGGCACACACGAGTTTTTAAAGGGCAGATATGACCTTGAGAGCTTTGAGGGTGCTTATAAGCCAAATGGTCTAAATTTATCAAGATCAGGCAAATACTACGAAACAAGCTCTGAGTATAAGCGCAAAGTAGCAGCTGGCGGCAGCGGCTATCCATCAACTCAGCCATGGTATCCTATCTCTATGCCACTTGTAAACGAAACTCTTACAAGCCACAAGGCTGGCTATCCATACAAAGTAAAAGTTTTCATAAACTACATGACAAACGTACTTTACGGCCAAGCGGGACTTGAAAGAGCAGTTTTGGACGCACTAAAAGATAGTAAAAATTTACCACTTTTTGTAGGTATCGACGCCTTTATGAACGAGACAAACGCCTATGCTGACTACATCGTGCCAGATGGGGTAAATTTAGAAAACTGGGCGCTTCCAAACTCTCTTTGGGGAACGATCGCTAAAACTTCAGTCGTGCGCTATCCAGCCGTTAGCTCAAAGCAAGCAAAGGATAAAAATGGCGGCGTGATCGACGTTGAGGCGTTTTATATAGCCGTAGCAAAGAGACTTGGACTAAAAGGCTTTGGCAAAAATGCCTTCAAAGACAAAGACGGAAATTTCATGGACCTTGACGTAAAAGAGCAGTATTACGCGGCTGCACTGGCAAATTTGGCCTTTGACGGCGAGGGTGTGAAAGATATAAGTGACGAGGATAAAAAGCTTAGTAAGATATCAAGAGTGATGACAAAGCTTGATCCTTATCTAAAAGACGAAGAGAGGCCAAAAGTAGCACACGTGCTAGCAAAAGGCGGCAGATATGATAGCTACGAGAGCGCATACAAGGGCGATAAAGCAACCGTAAAAGTGCCAGCGCCTACGCCAGCTTCGATCTACTATGAGCCACTTGGCGGACACAGACACTCGGTAACGGGCGAATATATGCCAGGAGTGCCAAGCCTGATGCTACCAGTCGCGAGTGACGGCACGCCGCTTGAGAAATTTTTCCCACGCTCTGAGTGGAAATACACAGTAAGCTCAAGAAAGTCAAATATCCAGCACTTCTACACATTTGTTAGCCCAAGACTAAGAGCTGTGCATCCTAGCAACTTCATAAGGATGGCGCCAGATGTGGCGAGCGAGCAGGGCATTCGCTCAGGCGATAAGGTCAAAGTGACTACGCCTTATGGAGCGCAGGTTGGCGAGGCGTTTATAACTGACGGCGTTGCTAGCGGAGTTATCAGCATAGAGCATGGATTTGGCCATGATGAGTTTGGTATAAGAATGCACATCGTCGATGGAAAGCCAGCTTTTGGGATAGCAAATTTAGAAAAAGGGGTCAATCACAACAAGCTTGGACTTCTTGATCCAAAAAGAAATGGCGAATTTAGCCTAAATGACTGGCTGGTTGGTACTTGCGCTAGACAAGCACTTCCTGCGAAGATAAGAAAGATCAGCTAG
- a CDS encoding glycerate kinase family protein has protein sequence MRILVAIDSLKGSLSSLEAGLAIKEALEEFCDVVVKPVADGGEGSVEAMADALDAKFIDTIVKNPLGTEILARYALKDDLAILEMSSASGLTLINASERNPMKTSTFGFGQMIKDAISKGARKFIIGIGGSATNDAGIGMLSALGFKFYDKNGSLLEGKGEDLAQICEFSDEEAIKELKECEFLVACDVDNPLYGQKGAAYVYAPQKGANGRMVKQLDDGLKHFAGLVKEKNGTKFHTQKGAGAAGGLGFAFVAFLGAKLRPGIEIITQTIALEDEIKKADLVITGEGRMDFQSTMGKTPTGVAKIAKRHHKPVIALAGSVQRCAKDCHKHGIDAYFCILNEPMSLEEAMRKDNAIRNLKMTAEQVIRLYMLNHKV, from the coding sequence ATGAGAATTTTGGTTGCGATAGATTCATTAAAAGGCTCGCTAAGCTCGCTTGAGGCGGGCCTTGCTATAAAAGAAGCCCTTGAAGAGTTTTGCGATGTCGTCGTAAAGCCAGTAGCTGATGGCGGTGAGGGTAGCGTGGAGGCTATGGCTGACGCACTTGATGCTAAATTTATAGATACCATCGTCAAAAACCCACTTGGGACTGAAATTTTAGCTAGATATGCTCTAAAAGATGACCTTGCCATACTTGAGATGTCTAGTGCTTCTGGTCTTACTCTTATAAATGCTAGCGAGCGCAATCCTATGAAAACTAGCACATTTGGCTTTGGCCAGATGATAAAAGATGCCATTAGCAAGGGTGCTAGGAAATTTATCATAGGTATTGGTGGAAGTGCGACAAATGACGCTGGCATAGGTATGCTAAGCGCTCTTGGCTTTAAATTTTATGATAAAAACGGCTCTTTGCTTGAGGGTAAAGGTGAAGATCTAGCTCAAATTTGCGAATTTTCAGATGAAGAGGCTATAAAAGAGCTAAAAGAGTGCGAATTTCTAGTAGCCTGTGACGTGGATAATCCACTCTACGGACAAAAGGGTGCAGCCTACGTCTATGCCCCACAAAAGGGCGCAAATGGACGCATGGTAAAGCAGCTTGATGATGGGCTAAAGCACTTTGCAGGGCTTGTAAAAGAGAAAAATGGCACTAAATTTCACACGCAAAAGGGCGCTGGAGCAGCTGGCGGACTTGGCTTTGCTTTTGTGGCATTTTTGGGCGCAAAGCTTAGGCCCGGTATCGAGATCATCACGCAGACCATCGCACTTGAAGATGAGATCAAAAAGGCTGATCTAGTAATCACTGGCGAGGGTCGCATGGACTTTCAAAGCACCATGGGCAAGACCCCAACAGGCGTGGCAAAGATAGCTAAGAGGCATCATAAGCCAGTCATCGCGCTTGCTGGAAGCGTGCAAAGGTGCGCCAAAGACTGCCATAAGCACGGCATCGATGCGTATTTTTGCATACTAAATGAGCCAATGAGCCTTGAAGAAGCTATGCGAAAAGATAATGCCATTAGAAATTTAAAGATGACCGCCGAGCAAGTCATCCGCCTTTATATGCTAAATCACAAAGTATAA
- a CDS encoding addiction module antitoxin codes for MSEFLAEVLTLSILFIMIGFYAVYRAKKAQSEHEKNVASYDKNLLNFAQILGVQNYIDLVKFDEILAQALKEKLIFKFNKSTSQEKFISFIKDENFKTKPQISQNSIDEAFLNLCASSLVEPLNLAILKNEDQIYGFLFEKEQLFALIDSAALLGENIIICE; via the coding sequence ATGAGTGAGTTTTTAGCAGAAGTTTTAACACTTTCTATTTTGTTTATTATGATTGGTTTTTATGCCGTTTATAGGGCTAAAAAGGCGCAAAGCGAGCATGAGAAAAATGTGGCCAGTTATGATAAAAATCTGCTAAATTTTGCTCAAATTTTAGGTGTGCAAAACTACATCGACCTAGTTAAATTTGATGAAATTTTAGCCCAAGCCTTAAAAGAAAAACTAATTTTTAAATTTAATAAATCTACCTCGCAAGAGAAATTTATCTCTTTTATAAAAGATGAGAATTTCAAAACCAAACCCCAAATTTCGCAAAATAGTATCGATGAAGCTTTTTTAAACCTTTGCGCAAGCTCGCTTGTAGAGCCACTAAATCTTGCGATACTAAAAAATGAAGATCAAATTTATGGATTTTTGTTTGAAAAAGAGCAGCTTTTTGCTCTTATTGATAGCGCTGCACTGCTTGGCGAAAATATTATAATTTGCGAGTAA
- the recA gene encoding recombinase RecA — protein MAKEKDSDKKIAIPESEADKKKALELALKQIDKAFGKGTLLRLGDKEVEAIESIPTGSLGLDLALGIGGVPKGRIIEIYGPESSGKTTLTLHIIAEAQKAGGICAFVDAEHALDVKYASNLGVNTDNLYVSQPDFGEQALEIVETLARSGAVDLIVVDSVAALTPKSEIDGDMGDQHVGLQARLMSQALRKLTGILSKMKTTVIFINQIRMKIGMMGYGTPETTTGGNALKFYSSVRIDVRKIATLKQNDEPIGNRTKAKVVKNKVAPPFKVAEFDIMFGEGVSKEGEIIDYGVKLDIIDKSGAWFSYKAEKLGQGRENAKAYLKEHPEISDEIVAAIKGSMGIDHLISSGAKDEDDDTNEAGDE, from the coding sequence ATGGCAAAAGAAAAAGATAGTGACAAAAAGATAGCTATCCCAGAGAGCGAAGCGGACAAGAAAAAGGCGCTTGAGCTTGCGCTAAAGCAGATCGATAAAGCTTTTGGCAAAGGCACGCTTTTAAGACTTGGCGACAAAGAGGTTGAGGCCATCGAGTCGATACCGACTGGCTCGCTAGGACTTGATCTGGCTCTTGGCATAGGCGGCGTTCCAAAAGGCAGGATCATCGAGATCTATGGACCAGAGAGCTCTGGTAAGACCACGCTCACACTTCACATCATCGCTGAAGCGCAAAAAGCTGGCGGAATTTGTGCATTTGTCGACGCAGAGCACGCACTAGACGTAAAATACGCTTCAAATTTAGGCGTAAATACCGACAACCTTTACGTCTCTCAGCCAGACTTTGGCGAGCAGGCACTTGAGATCGTTGAGACGCTTGCAAGAAGTGGCGCAGTCGATCTTATCGTAGTTGATAGCGTCGCTGCCCTTACTCCAAAGAGCGAGATAGACGGCGATATGGGCGATCAGCACGTTGGCTTGCAAGCAAGGCTTATGAGTCAGGCGCTTAGAAAGCTAACTGGAATTTTAAGCAAGATGAAGACAACTGTTATCTTCATCAACCAAATTCGTATGAAGATCGGTATGATGGGATATGGCACGCCAGAGACCACAACTGGCGGTAATGCGCTTAAATTTTACTCATCTGTAAGAATAGACGTTAGAAAGATAGCCACACTTAAACAAAACGACGAGCCTATCGGTAACCGCACAAAAGCAAAAGTCGTTAAAAACAAGGTCGCGCCTCCATTTAAAGTGGCTGAATTTGACATCATGTTTGGCGAGGGTGTGAGCAAAGAGGGCGAGATCATCGACTATGGCGTAAAGCTCGACATCATCGACAAATCAGGCGCGTGGTTTAGCTACAAGGCCGAAAAACTAGGTCAAGGCAGAGAAAACGCCAAAGCCTATCTAAAAGAGCACCCAGAAATTTCTGACGAGATAGTAGCGGCGATCAAAGGCTCAATGGGTATAGACCACCTCATAAGCAGCGGCGCAAAAGACGAAGACGACGACACAAACGAAGCAGGAGATGAATAA
- a CDS encoding 4Fe-4S dicluster domain-containing protein, translating into MQQTLNSRRSFITAAGLFFATTALKAAPKDFGGSGVRYGMAIDLTRCVGCQSCTMSCMLENDVQPGAFRTIVSEYEAKDKSGKMAVIASLPRLCNHCNKPACIDVCPTGASYQRSNGIVKIDTKECIGCALCVEACPYHARYLSLHTYKADKCTFCDHRLRAGLQPACIESCVGGSRIIGDLNDPNSNIRKFLATHETMVIDSPKNTNPQVFYHGVSEILAKNDKKLELDNGYKKVISWSEEIAQ; encoded by the coding sequence ATGCAACAGACCCTAAACTCTCGTCGCAGCTTCATCACAGCTGCAGGACTGTTTTTCGCTACGACTGCGCTAAAGGCAGCACCAAAGGACTTTGGCGGTAGTGGCGTTCGCTACGGCATGGCGATAGATCTAACAAGATGTGTTGGCTGTCAGTCATGTACTATGAGCTGTATGTTGGAAAACGACGTTCAACCAGGTGCTTTTAGGACCATCGTTTCTGAGTACGAGGCAAAAGATAAAAGCGGTAAAATGGCGGTCATTGCGTCACTTCCAAGACTTTGCAACCACTGCAACAAACCAGCCTGTATCGACGTTTGTCCAACTGGTGCAAGCTATCAAAGAAGCAACGGCATCGTAAAGATCGACACAAAGGAGTGCATAGGCTGTGCGCTTTGCGTGGAGGCCTGTCCATATCATGCAAGATATCTTAGCTTGCATACCTATAAGGCCGATAAATGCACCTTCTGCGACCACAGACTAAGAGCGGGACTTCAGCCAGCATGTATAGAAAGCTGTGTGGGCGGTAGCCGTATAATAGGCGATCTTAACGATCCTAACTCAAATATCAGAAAATTTCTAGCCACACACGAGACTATGGTCATAGATAGCCCTAAAAATACAAATCCACAGGTGTTCTACCACGGTGTTAGCGAAATTTTGGCTAAAAACGATAAGAAACTCGAGCTTGATAATGGATATAAAAAGGTTATCAGCTGGAGCGAAGAGATAGCACAGTAA